The DNA sequence AGAAGGCGAGGACCCCGCGCAGATAGGCGGGCCAGGTCAGCTCGGCGTCGGGGTCGGCACCGATGCCCCGGTAGATCCACCTCTCCACCCGCAGATGCCGGCGGGAGGAATAGACCCGGGCCATGTAGGCGCCGGCGGGGGCATGGACGAGGGCCAGCGCGCCCGTCAGGGCGAGGAGTTGGAGCACGCCGGCGAGTACGGGACCCATCGGCGTGCTCAGAACCTCTCCGGGAAGAGCAGGGCGAGGACGAGAAGGCCCAGCAGGGCGACGGCCACGATCAGGCCGACGGTGTAGGCGGCGGTCACAGCTTCGTCACCCCCTTGGCGACGAGTGCCACCAGCGTGAAGACCGCGAGGACGGTGACGACGAAGGCCGGATCGGCCATCGTGAGCTCCTGGGATGATGTGCGGAGGGAAACGGACGCGTCCCAGGAAAGCCCCTCCACGGCCGGAAACGACCGCCGTTGACGTCTCTCTTACGGCGGTCCCTCCGCCTTTGACGGGGTCCTTACGGTCTTCCGTCCCGTCGTTGACGCGACCCTTACGGCGTTCCCTCCCGCCTTGACGGCTCCCTTACGGCGGCCACTCCCCCGGGCCCGTGCTCACCGGTCGCGGCGGGCGGCCCAGACGCTGCGCCGGGTGCGCACCGCGAGGTCGTCCCGGCGCAGGATGCTGTGCGGGCCGTCGGTGTCGAGCAGCCGGTCGAGGGCGGCCAGGTCCTCGGGCGCGAGCGTGCCGGCGACGCCGTCGCGCAGGCGGCGCAGGCCGCCGAGGGCGTAGGCGCCGACCGACGCGTCGCGGGCGCCCTCGATGTGCACGGTGAGGGTGCGTTCGCCGGCCAGGGTGAATCCGGCGGCGGTCAGCTTCGGTCCCCAGTCGGCGCCGCGGTGGGGCAGGTGCCCGGCGTGGCGGTGCTCGCCCGCGCGGTGGCAGCGCTCCTCCAGGCCGGGCCGGTCCTCGGGGGCGTTCTCGGGGAGGAAGCGGGGGAAGCCCGCCAGTTCGACGACCGCGCACAGTCCGCCGGGGGCGAGGACGTCGTGGACGGCGCGCAGCGCGCGGCCGGGATCGGCCAGGTGGTGCAGCGAGGCGGAGGCCCACACCAGGTCCGGGGTGCCGAGGCCGGGCCAGTCGGGGTCGTCGAGGTCGGCCCGCAGGGTGCGCACCCGCTCGGCCGCGCCCCGGGCCTCCGCCTTCTCTCGCAGGCGGCGCAGGTGCGCGGCCGAGGAGTCGACCGCGGTGACGTGCGCCCCGGGGAAGCGGTCGAGGAGGGCGAAGGTGCCCGCCCCGGTCCCGCAGCCCAGGTCCACAATGCGGCGCGGGGGCGTCTCGACGGGCAGCCACCCGGTGATGGCGTCGAGGTGTCCGGCCAGGACCTCGGCGTCCAGGTCGAGGAGTTCGGCCTGATCACCGGCGCGGTGCCGGTGGTCGTGGTCGTGGTCGTGGTCGCCGTCGTGGTCGTGGCGACCGTGGTCGTGGTCGTGGTCGTGGTGGGCGGGGTGGGGCGTGGGCGGGGGTGTGCTGGTCATGCCGTCACGGTAGGGGCGTCCCGCGCGGGCACCGCGGCCGTTTTCCGTCTGCGCAAGGCGATGGCCGTGGGGGCTGCGCGACGCGCAAGGCGGGCGGTGGTGCCGTCGCCGGTGCGGCCTCTCAGTCGTCGCCGTCCGGGCGGTGGCCGCGTCGGGCGTCGCGGTCGAAGATGCCCAGAATCTCGCACGGGCCGCCCTCGGCTCCGATCGCGTGCGGCAGCATCGTGGGGAACTCGGCGGCCTGGTTGGTCTCGACGCGGATGCGCCGGTTGCCGAGCATCAGGACCGCGGTGCCGGACAGGACGACCAGCCATTCACGGCCCGCGTGGGCGCGCATGCGGGCGGGGTTGTCGGGGGGCGGCTCGGTCATCCGCCGGCGCACGACCGACATGCCCGGGTCGCCCTTCACGGGCCAGCGCATCGATCCGCGCGCGGCGTCGATCATCGGACTCGTGACGACGTCGTCCGAGGCGGTCTCGACGAGCTGGTCCAGCGTGGTGTCCAGGGCGCGGGCCAGCGTGACCAGGCTGTCCAGCGCCAGCCGGCGCCGGCCGTTCTCGATGCGGCTGAGCGTGGAGGGACTGAGCCGGGCGCGCACGGCCAGCTCCTCCAGGGACCAGCCCTGCGCCACCCGCAGGGCGCGGATCCGCTTGCGCACCAGGCCGTCCAGATCGCCATCGTCTTGCGTCATGAGCAACACCGTATGCCATGGGCGCAAAGTGCGCTTAGCGTCGGCCCCGGAGGCGACGGACCCGGTCCGGCCTCCGAGCCCCCGCACGCCCTCGGTGAGAGGACCCCATGAGCACCCCGACCGGCGGACGGGGACGCGGACGGGGACGGGGACGCGGACGGGGACGCGGACTCTGGGGGCGTCGCCTCCCGGCAGGGGCCGGGTCCGCGCCGTACGGGTGCCGGGGCCGGCGTCGACGGGTGACCCCGGCCGGCCGGTCCGGGGCCACGACGCCCGCCTGCCGTCGGCGTGCGGCGGTCAGGGGCGGCGGCAGGCGGCGGCCAGACGGCCGGTGATCAGTTCGCCGGCCTCCGCCACGATGCGCCGCACCAGGTCCCCGACGGTCGGGATGTCGTCGATGAGCCCCTGGGCGAGGCCGGCGCTCCAGATGCCGGCGTCGAGGTCGCCGTCCTCGAACACCTTCCGCCCGCGCGCGCCGGTCACCAGGTCCCGTACGTCGGGGAACTCGCCCCCCTCGCGCAGGATGTCGACGACCTTCCGGCTGACGGAGTTGCTCGCCACCCGTGCCGTGTTGCGCAGCGGCCGGAAGATCAGCTCGGTGTCGAGTTCGCTGTGGGCGACGATCTGCTCCTTGACCCGCCGGTGCACCGGCGCCTCCACGGTGCACAGGAACCGGGTGCCCATGCTGATGCCGTCGGCGCCCAGGGCGAGGGCGGCGACCAGGCCGCGCCCGTCGGTGAAGCCGCCGGACGCGACGACCGGGACGGTGAGCCGGCGGGCCGCGGCGGGGATGAGGACCAGGCCGGGGATGTCGTCCTCGCCGGGGTGGCCGGCGCACTCGAAGCCGTCGATGCTCACCCCGTCCACGCCGATCCGCTCGGCCTTCACCGCGTGCCGGACGCTGGTGCACTTGTGCAGCACCTTCACGCCGTGGGCGCGGAACTCCGGCAGGTGTGCCTCGGGGTTGAAGCCGGCCGTCTCGACGACCTTCACACCGGACTCGATGATCGCGCGCCGGTACTCGTCGTACGGGGGCGGGTTGATCGACGGCAGGATGGTGAGGTTGACGCCGAACGGCTTGTCCGTGAGCTCCCGGCACCGCGCGATCTCCGCGGCGAGCGCCTCCGGCGTCGGCTGGGTGAGCGCGGTGAGGAAGCCCAGGGCGCCGGCCTCGGCGACCGCCGAGACCAGCTCCGCCCGGCCCACCCACTGCATGCCGCCCTGGACGATGGGGTGTTCCACCCCGAACGTGTCACAGAACCGTGTGGTCAGCATGGCCGCCGCCTACAGACCGTAGGTCTTGCCGATGATCTCCCGCTGGATCTCGCTGGTTCCGCCGTAGACCGTGGAGACGACGGTGGAGCGGAGCAGGGCCTCCATGCCGTACTCCGTGGCGTAGCCGTAGCCGCCCATCATCTGCATGCCCTCCAGGGTCACGTGCTTGGCGAGTTCGGTGCACTTGAGCTTGGCCATGGACGCCTCGCGGGCGAACACCCGGTCCGGTTCGGCGTCGATGGCGGCGGCGACGTCGTCCAGGAGCAGCTGGGCGCACTCGAGTTCGGTGGCCATGTCGGCGATCCGGTGCTTGAGCGCCTGGAAGGAGCCGATGGGCCGGCCGAACTGCTCGCGCTGGCGCACATAGGTGAGGGTGTCGTCGAAGGCGCGCTGTGCGACGCCCAGCATCAGGGCGGCCAGGATCATCCGTTCCAGGTTGAGTCCGGCCATGAGCTGCTTCCAGCCCTCTCCCGGGGTGCCGACCACCGCCGAGTCGGGCACGAAGCAGTCGGTGAAGTGCAGGTCGTTGACGTCCTTGCCGCCCATGGTGTCGATGCCCCGGATCTGCAGGCCGGCGGCGTCGGTCGGCACCATGAACTGGGTGAGCCCGTCGTGTTTCGACTCGCCCTGCCCGGTGCGCGCGATCAGCAGGACGTGGTCGGCGAAGTGGGCGTTGGAGCACCAGGTCTTCTGGCCGTTGACCAGGTAGCCGCCGTCGGTGCGTTCCGCGCGGCAGGTCAGGGCGCCCACGTCGGAGCCGGCGCCCGGTTCCGACATCGAGACGGCCTCGACGCGTCCGTCCACGATGCCCCGGAGGACGGTGCGCTTCTGCTCCTCGGTGCCGAACTTCTCGTAGGCCGCGGCCGCGATGATGGTGGTGCCGAAGCCGCTGATGGGCGCCAGGCCGTAGGAGGTCTCCTGGAGGAACAGGCAGAGGTCCGTCATGCCCTGTCCGGCGCCGCCGTACTCCTCCGGGACGGCGATGCCGAGCCAGCCCAGCGCCGCCATCTTCTCGTAGAGCTTCTGGTTGTGCTGCTCCTGACCGTCGGCGGTGAGTTTGTCGCGCTGTTCCTTCGTGCCGCACTCGCGGCGGCAGAAGTCGGCTATCGCCTTGACCAGATCACGGCGTTCGTCGGACAGCACTCGGGGCATGACGTTTCTCTCTCCTTGTGGATCCGGTAACGGGTTCAGCCGTCCCTCAGGGCGGGGAAGACCGTGTGCACCAGGTGGAGCACGGTGCGGGTCAGCATCACGTGCAGGTCGCTGCGGCTGAGGGTGCCGCGCACCAGCCACTCGCGGGAGGCGGCCTTCAGCATGCCGCTGTGCGCCCGGATCATCGCCCGGAGCTTCTCGCGGCCCTCGGTGACGTCGGTCATCATGGCGGCCTCGAGGACGCGGTCGGTGGCGATCTCGTCGGCATCGAGCATGATCCGGTCGATCTCCGGGTCGTTGCCCAGGGCTTCCAGACCGATCGCGGACAGCCACATCTCCCGGTTGCGTTCGACGACTTCGAGCCAGCGGTCGACGCAGATGGAGATCCGCTCCTCCGCGGTGGTCGGCGGGAGCCGTGCGGAGACGGACGCCGGGACGACCATCATCTGCCGGACCACCTCCAGGTAGAGCTGCCGCTTCCCGCCGAAGTAGTGGCTGACCAGGGCCCGGGCCACGCCCGCCTCGGCGGCGATGTCCGCGATGGACACGGTGCTGTAGCTCCTGGCCCCGAACAGCCTGCGTGCGACGCCGAGGATCTCGGCGCGCCGGGCGTCCGGCTCCATCCTGCGGCGCGGGGCCTGGCGCTGAACGCCCATGTCGGTGGTTCCTTCCGTGGTCGCGGTGTTACCGGGACCTATGTGTACATCGACTCGATGGCGGCGGCGTGCAGTTCGTCGATCGCACGGCGCCTGAGGCTCAGCTTGGGCGTCAGCTCGCCCGTCTCCGCGGTCCAGGGGCCCGCCAGGACCCGGTGCTTCTTGACCTGTTCCGCCCGGGAGAGCACCGCGTTGGCCTCCGCGACCGCCCGGTCGAGGGCGGCGAGCACCTCGGGGTGGCGGGTGAGGGCCTGGAGGCCGGTCTCCTCGATGCCGTGGTCCCGCGCCCACAGGGGCGCGGTCTCCTCGTCGAGGACGAGGAGCGCGGTCAGGTAGCGCCGGCGGTCGCCGATGGCCACGGCGTGGGCGATCAGGGGGTGGGCCCGCAGCAGGGACTCGACCCTGGTCGGGGCGATGTTCTTGCCGCCGTCGGTGATGATGATCTCCTTCTTGCGGTCGGTGACGGTGACGAAGCCGCGGGAGTCGACCGTGCCGACGTCACCGGTGGCCAGCCAGCCGTCCGCGTCGGTGCCGGGCTCGATGCCGCCGTCGGCCCGCAGGTAGCCGGCGAACACCACCGGCCCGCGCACCAGGAGTTCGCCGTCGTCGGCCACCCTGACCTCGATGCCGGGGCCGGGCCGGCCGACCGAGCCCAGCGCGTACGCCCCGGGGGTGCTGACGGTGGCCGCGCCGGTGGTCTCGCTCAGCCCCCACACCTCGTACACGGGCAGTCCCACGCTCGCCAGGAACTCCAGGACGGCGGCCGGGACCGGTGCCGCGCCGCTGAACGCCCGGTGGCACTCGTCGAGTCCGACGGCGGCCCGGAAGGTCCGCATCACCTGCGCGTCCAGCTGCTCCAGCGGTTCGGCCAGTCCCGCCGGCAGGTCCTTGCCCTCGGAGCGCAGGCGGTGGACCTCCAGGGCCGTCTTGCGGGCCTGTGTCACCGCCTCGGCCTGGTCGGGGGGCAGCGCGGCGAGCCGCGCCCGCAGTCCCGCGGCGAGCTTCTCCCACACCCGGGGCACGCCGAAGAAGCCGTGCGGGCGGACCGCGCGGAGCGTGGGCAGCAGTTGGTCCGGTTCCGGGCAGATGGTGACGTGCCCGGCGTTGCAGAGGGGCATGTAGATGCCCAGGA is a window from the Streptomyces capillispiralis genome containing:
- the kdpF gene encoding K(+)-transporting ATPase subunit F, producing the protein MTAAYTVGLIVAVALLGLLVLALLFPERF
- a CDS encoding class I SAM-dependent methyltransferase; protein product: MTSTPPPTPHPAHHDHDHDHGRHDHDGDHDHDHDHRHRAGDQAELLDLDAEVLAGHLDAITGWLPVETPPRRIVDLGCGTGAGTFALLDRFPGAHVTAVDSSAAHLRRLREKAEARGAAERVRTLRADLDDPDWPGLGTPDLVWASASLHHLADPGRALRAVHDVLAPGGLCAVVELAGFPRFLPENAPEDRPGLEERCHRAGEHRHAGHLPHRGADWGPKLTAAGFTLAGERTLTVHIEGARDASVGAYALGGLRRLRDGVAGTLAPEDLAALDRLLDTDGPHSILRRDDLAVRTRRSVWAARRDR
- a CDS encoding XRE family transcriptional regulator, translating into MTQDDGDLDGLVRKRIRALRVAQGWSLEELAVRARLSPSTLSRIENGRRRLALDSLVTLARALDTTLDQLVETASDDVVTSPMIDAARGSMRWPVKGDPGMSVVRRRMTEPPPDNPARMRAHAGREWLVVLSGTAVLMLGNRRIRVETNQAAEFPTMLPHAIGAEGGPCEILGIFDRDARRGHRPDGDD
- a CDS encoding NAD(P)H-dependent flavin oxidoreductase, which encodes MLTTRFCDTFGVEHPIVQGGMQWVGRAELVSAVAEAGALGFLTALTQPTPEALAAEIARCRELTDKPFGVNLTILPSINPPPYDEYRRAIIESGVKVVETAGFNPEAHLPEFRAHGVKVLHKCTSVRHAVKAERIGVDGVSIDGFECAGHPGEDDIPGLVLIPAAARRLTVPVVASGGFTDGRGLVAALALGADGISMGTRFLCTVEAPVHRRVKEQIVAHSELDTELIFRPLRNTARVASNSVSRKVVDILREGGEFPDVRDLVTGARGRKVFEDGDLDAGIWSAGLAQGLIDDIPTVGDLVRRIVAEAGELITGRLAAACRRP
- a CDS encoding acyl-CoA dehydrogenase family protein, giving the protein MPRVLSDERRDLVKAIADFCRRECGTKEQRDKLTADGQEQHNQKLYEKMAALGWLGIAVPEEYGGAGQGMTDLCLFLQETSYGLAPISGFGTTIIAAAAYEKFGTEEQKRTVLRGIVDGRVEAVSMSEPGAGSDVGALTCRAERTDGGYLVNGQKTWCSNAHFADHVLLIARTGQGESKHDGLTQFMVPTDAAGLQIRGIDTMGGKDVNDLHFTDCFVPDSAVVGTPGEGWKQLMAGLNLERMILAALMLGVAQRAFDDTLTYVRQREQFGRPIGSFQALKHRIADMATELECAQLLLDDVAAAIDAEPDRVFAREASMAKLKCTELAKHVTLEGMQMMGGYGYATEYGMEALLRSTVVSTVYGGTSEIQREIIGKTYGL
- a CDS encoding TetR/AcrR family transcriptional regulator; protein product: MGVQRQAPRRRMEPDARRAEILGVARRLFGARSYSTVSIADIAAEAGVARALVSHYFGGKRQLYLEVVRQMMVVPASVSARLPPTTAEERISICVDRWLEVVERNREMWLSAIGLEALGNDPEIDRIMLDADEIATDRVLEAAMMTDVTEGREKLRAMIRAHSGMLKAASREWLVRGTLSRSDLHVMLTRTVLHLVHTVFPALRDG
- a CDS encoding AMP-dependent synthetase/ligase produces the protein MATPEQLHESVEGLTIPGLLRRNARRFAARPALTTGPGPDAGTLSWAQLRAEVAALTRGLTVLGLRRGDRMLIAMTRRAEHWVADLAAVHAGALPCSTYDTLSTEQIGAVARHSGATVLVLEGEEQVRRWRPVLDDLPNLRAVVVLDWDAAPADDPRFVSYAAVRGATPPDDAAFEELTDAVTPDQPLTLVYTSGTTGDPKGVVLSHRNVIYESLMQDRLVPVPEHPRSVAYLPLAHIAERVLGIYMPLCNAGHVTICPEPDQLLPTLRAVRPHGFFGVPRVWEKLAAGLRARLAALPPDQAEAVTQARKTALEVHRLRSEGKDLPAGLAEPLEQLDAQVMRTFRAAVGLDECHRAFSGAAPVPAAVLEFLASVGLPVYEVWGLSETTGAATVSTPGAYALGSVGRPGPGIEVRVADDGELLVRGPVVFAGYLRADGGIEPGTDADGWLATGDVGTVDSRGFVTVTDRKKEIIITDGGKNIAPTRVESLLRAHPLIAHAVAIGDRRRYLTALLVLDEETAPLWARDHGIEETGLQALTRHPEVLAALDRAVAEANAVLSRAEQVKKHRVLAGPWTAETGELTPKLSLRRRAIDELHAAAIESMYT